One Candidatus Binatia bacterium DNA window includes the following coding sequences:
- a CDS encoding BolA family protein: MDRATWIETTLRQAFAPQHLEVADESALHAGHAAAGSGGHFSVLIVSDQFRGQDLVTRQRAVYAALGAAMKSEVHALALRTLTPEEWEGLKR; encoded by the coding sequence ATGGACCGTGCGACCTGGATCGAGACAACGCTGCGCCAAGCTTTCGCCCCGCAGCATCTGGAGGTTGCGGACGAAAGCGCCTTGCATGCTGGCCACGCCGCCGCTGGCAGCGGCGGGCACTTCAGCGTCCTCATCGTTTCGGATCAGTTCCGTGGCCAGGATCTGGTGACTCGTCAGCGCGCGGTCTACGCCGCCCTCGGCGCGGCAATGAAGTCAGAGGTCCACGCACTCGCGTTGCGGACACTGACACCGGAGGAGTGGGAAGGTCTCAAGCGCTAA
- a CDS encoding NUDIX domain-containing protein yields MSSVSAGCLVTREVEGRIEVLLVHARRATFRRPLFGIPKGLVESGEDLEQAARRETREETGLEVRIRGSLGSVRQKSGKVVHAFWASLEDTSAANLDERGRCLRHDQENDVCGFYPLDRAYESMIPAQREFLDRLKAQLTL; encoded by the coding sequence ATGTCGTCCGTCTCCGCAGGTTGTCTGGTCACTCGAGAGGTTGAAGGCCGCATCGAAGTCCTGCTGGTCCATGCGCGGCGGGCAACGTTCCGGCGGCCCTTGTTCGGAATCCCCAAGGGATTAGTCGAAAGCGGCGAAGACCTTGAGCAGGCGGCACGGCGGGAGACACGCGAGGAGACCGGCCTGGAAGTGCGCATCCGGGGCTCGCTCGGCAGCGTCCGACAAAAGTCGGGCAAAGTGGTACACGCGTTCTGGGCATCGCTAGAAGATACCAGCGCCGCTAACCTCGACGAACGCGGACGCTGCTTGCGCCATGATCAGGAAAACGACGTCTGCGGTTTCTATCCGCTCGACCGGGCCTATGAATCGATGATCCCGGCACAGCGAGAATTCCTCGACCGGCTGAAGGCGCAACTGACGTTGTAG